A window from Drosophila miranda strain MSH22 chromosome Y unlocalized genomic scaffold, D.miranda_PacBio2.1 Contig_Y2_pilon, whole genome shotgun sequence encodes these proteins:
- the LOC117193980 gene encoding cytosol aminopeptidase-like produces the protein MHALCRRVQHTFLARRRDVEQRRHYAEKCDSVIKGVVVGVYAKEGDRQPKMTPSGEKFDDRVQGKITDLIRETGLSGQLGKGLVFMNVDAEFRAVAVVGVGQEGAGFNDLEIIDERMENARVAAGVGARALQLHGCTDVFVESMEYAEQAAEGSALAVWRYNTNKRRRDRTLIPKLELYDSPDSDAWMRGLFKAESQNLARRLADTPANQMTPTIFAQSTVDALCPCGVSVEGSCEPPIILEIAYCGTAPEDKPILLLSKGITFNSGGLCLRPKDCLSMYRGCMSGAAACVGVIRAAAALSLPLNITALLPLYENMPFGMAAKPGDVVSLLNGKTLGFVDVSKAGVMAMADPLLYAQTIYKPRMVVDIATVGYAVCPALGGAAAGIFSNSNFVYKQFENAGALTGDRVWSLPLWRYFKELIMPNETFDISNRGRGPASSCIAAAVLHELVPCVDWAHLDIRNVGMLTRYNPFPYLLKDRMTGRPTRTIVQNLFQMACPDGK, from the exons ATGCACGCCCTGTGCAGGCGTGTCCAGCACACATTCCTGGCCAGACGCCGAGATGTGGAACAGCGACGGCACTACGCCGAGAAATGTGACTCGGTGATCAAAGGCGTTGTGGTGGGGGTGTACGCCAAGGAGGGCGACCGCCAGCCCAAGATGACACCATCCGGCGAGAAGTTTGACGATCGCGTCCAGGGTAAGATCACTGATCTCATACGCGAGACGGGCCTGAGTGGCCAGCTGGGAAAAGGACTTGTCTTCATGAACGTGGATGCGGAGTTCCGTGCGGTGGCCGTGGTCGGCGTGGGACAGGAGGGGGCCGGCTTCAACGACCTGGAGATTATCGACGAGAGAATGGAGAACGCTCGCGTCGCTGCCGGCGTGGGGGCTCGTGCCCTTCAACTTCATGGCTGCACAGATGTCTTCGTGGAGTCGATGGAGTATGCGGAGCAGGCGGCCGAGGGGAGCGCCTTGGCCGTCTGGCGCTACAACACCAACAAGCGCCGTCGGGACCGCACACTCATTCCCAAACTGGAGCTGTACGACTCTCCCGACTCGGATGCCTGGATGCGGGGCCTGTTCAAGGCCGAATCGCAGAACCTGGCCCGTCGCCTGGCCGATACGCCGGCCAATCAGATGACGCCCACAATCTTCGCCCAGTCAACGGTGGATGCCCTGTGCCCCTGCGGGGTATCCGTGGAG GGCAGCTGCGAGCCGCCGATCATCTTGGAAATCGCCTACTGCGGCACCGCACCCGAGGACAAGCCCATCCTCCTGCTGAGCAAGGGCATCACATTCAACAGCGGGGGCCTCTGCCTCCGTCCCAAGGACTGCTTGTCCATGTACCGCGGCTGCATGTCCGGTGCAGCCGCCTGCGTGGGCGTCATccgagccgccgccgccctaTCGCTGCCCCTAAACATAACggcactgctgccgctgtACGAGAACATGCCTTTCGGAATGGCGGCCAAGCCTGGCGACGTGGTGTCCCTCCTCAATggcaaaactctcggcttcgTGGACGTCAGCAAGGCTGGTGTGATGGCCATGGCCGATCCCTTGCTCTACGCCCAGACGATCTACAAGCCGCGCATGGTCGTGGACATTGCTACAGTGGGTTACGCCGTCTGCCCAGCGCTGGgcggagcagcagccgggATTTTCAGCAATTCGAACTTCGTCTACAAGCAGTTCGAGAATGCCGGTGCCCTTACGGGGGATCGCGTTTGGAGTCTGCCCCTGTGGCGCTACTTCAAGGAGCTGATCATGCCGAACGAGACCTTTGACATCAGCAACCGCGGACGTGGCCCCGCCTCCAGCTGCATCGCTGCCGCCGTTCTGCACGAGCTGGTGCCGTGCGTCGACTGGGCCCACCTGGACATCCGCAACGTGGGCATGCTGACGCGCTACAATCCGTTCCCATATTTGCTGAAGGACCGCATGACTGGCCGTCCCACTCGCACCATCGTTCAGAATCTGTTTCAGATGGCTTGCCCCGACGGCAAGTAA